Genomic DNA from Spiroplasma alleghenense:
AACTTTTTTCTTACACGAAGCTACACTCAAAGGCGCTGAAACCACCAATGCTGTAGCCCCTAATATACTTAATAACTTCTTCATATTTATTTCTCCTTATAATTTTATATATCTATACCTAGTATATATATATATATATATAAAGTCAATTAGGGAGGGGTTTGCAGAACTCGATATTTAATTATGAAAAACTATTAACATTTAGTTAAATGTTTTAATCAACATTTGGTATTTTTTAATAAATTTATTAAACTTTTTGGAATTATTTTTGATAAAATACTTTTGTAAACTTATAAGTTTACCTACAAAGATCGCTATTAATTATCAATTAAATAGAAAGTCTATGAAGGTAGGAATAGATGAATAAGATCTTATTAACAGGAATAGCTTCAATGCTAGTTGGGTCCACAGCCCTTTCTAATATCACAACTATTACTCAAAGTAATAGCCAAAGTAACACATATCAAAAAATTTTAAGAGGTAGTAACGAAATCGAGTTGGACATGTCAAGCGGCGATATTTGATCTGATATCAAAGCAACATCAAGAAACCAGATTATGGAAAACATAATATCTGAATCACAAGATAGTAAGTTTTTAAACGGTCGTAGTGTTGCGGAGATCAGTGATTATGCTTTTAAGGTAAGCGATGAATTAGTTGAAAAAGCACAAGATGTAGAGTTTGATTATGATTCTGGAGCACTTTCGTATTTTAATTTTTTTATAGAGGAAAGTTTACCATACACACAAGAATTTGAAGAAATCTTTTTAACAGAATTTGGAGAATGAATAGACAATATTAGCGAGACGAAATCCGGGACAATTGTTAATTCGTCAAGTGATTCTGCCATGATTCAACAATTTGGTCAGAGCAGACTTCCTGGTGGTGAATCAGAGTGTATGATACCCGATCCCCCAAAAAAGCCAGAGCCACCAAAAGAACCTGATTGAACTGACGAGAATGTTAAAGCGCTTGAAAAATATGTTAGAGACTTAAATTTTGCCAACGGGATTATAATTCCGTTGGCTATATCTGCTGGTATTGCTGCTGCCGCTCTGTGAGCTATGGCGTGATTTTTTGGAATAACCGTAGCACCTGCAGCAGCTTGCACCGCAGTAGCGGCGGCTCTATCAATTACAACTGGGTCAATTTCCATAGCACTACTTCCACTTAAAGATTACTTGTATCGCCCTGTGGATTGATATTACCTTGCTTCAGGAGTTTTTGATATTGTGATGTCATTAATGGATTTAGTTCTTTTAGCAACTGGAGGATTAGTTGTAACAATCGAAGCAACTGCATGAGCCTTTCCAGCAGGACTAGCAGCACTTGGAATTATTGGAATGATTGTTACGTATCTGGACACATTTGGAGCTATTAAATAAATCAAAAAGGGTCGCACCCTTTTTTGTTTTAAACTTGCAATTTTAAGTAAGTATTTGATAGAATAATCTTGTAAACTTATTAGTTTACTAACTTAACCATTTTTACATAGTGGTTTTGAAAGTAACAACATTAATTATCACTTATATTGATCTATTCGGTTTTATGAGAACCAATAATACAAATTATAAAGGAGAATTTATGAAGAAAATTTTAACTTTTTTAGCAGCTATGGGATTGGTAAGTAGTGCTTCAATTACAACCATAGCTTGCTCAGGCAATAAAGGTAACGATAACAAACCCAATCCCGTGGTACCAGATCCTGAAACCCAAGGATTTGACTACGGAGATATTGGAGACTTATTTCAAGAAACCGATTTAGGACAAGTAGTAGTAAGTCCAGAACTAACCAGACCAGGTTTGGGTTTAGATACTTTTAAGAAATTGGTTCAAAAAGCTAATGAATTAAAAATCGATTGAGATTTATTAGAAGTAACTTTAAGTAAAAATAAAGCAACCATAACAGTTGATGACAGTCAAGGTAAATACAGTGGTTCAACTGTTGAATTTACTTATAAAGTTGTGGTAGAAATCAGCGAAGCTATTACCTTAGCAAATTTTGGTTCTGTGACTAGTGCGGTTGCCGGCAATGAAAGTGTTTTACTTTTTAATGCCATTACAGAACTGGAGAAAATAAATAGTTTATTTCACCCAGATGCAAGCAATAATGGTTCAAATGATTTTGATATAAAAGATAATAACAAAACTGATAGTTTTATACTAGTTGCCAAAGAAACTGGGGACTATATTGGAGAAATTAAAATTTTCTATCAAATAAACTAACCAAACTGGAGAAACAAATGTTTCTCCCTTTTATTTAAGAATTAGAACGGAAGTAAAATATGAATAAAAATTATGAATCATTAAAACAATTAATCAAAGAAGATGTTGAAGACGTTTTTAAGGATTCAAATAAAAAAATCCGTCGCCCTTGACTAGGATTTTTTATAATCGGGGTGATTTTAATAATAATAAGCCCAATTATTTGAGGTATTTTAACTGCCACCAATCAGGCTGAATTTAATTCTTGATGAAAAATTCTATTAGTAATGGTGCTACCTGTAATCGGAGCATTCTTGGCGGGTTTTTACCAAATTCAATTAACCAATTTTAAGAAGAAATTGAAAAGTCAAATTAATTTTAACAAGTACTATAAGGCGGGTTTGCAAATAAGTATCGACCGAGAAGTTAACGATTGTTTAATTCAAAATAATAAAATTACTAGCGCCTTTGATTTAAAAGAATATTCACACTTAGATTCAAGTTGAAAGCTTTCAAAAAATCATAGTTTTTTAAATTTTGATTTCAAAAACTTTCAGGCCTCATATGGAGTGGTTAACTATGAAAGATATGTTAATAAAAAACACGAATATTGTAAGCAAGAATTCTTTCAGCTAATTTGTTTAGAAGCAGATAAAAGCCATGATTTTGAAATGTTCTTCAAAACTTATAAATTTAATTTAGATAAAGGGCATAATAAAGTTTCTTTGGAATCAACTGAATTTAATAAATTAGTTAACCTTTATAGTAGCGATCAAATTGAAGCCAGAAAAGTATTTCCCCCTATTAAAATGCAAAAAGTATTAGATAGCTTAAACCAAAAAGATAAGGCTCGCTTTCGATTTTTATTTGTAAAGAAAAACACTATTTTTGGTCAAATTAAAACCTTTAATGCTAAACACGCTTTTCGCTCAGATTTCAATGATTTTAAATATGATAAAGATAATGATAAATTAGTAGACAATATCTATAAAAAAATAACTCAAGAGTTAGCTGATATAAACCAGATTAATGATTTTTTAAATATCTTAGAGTTATACTAAAAACGGCTTAGCCGTTTTTTTATTTTACTAACTTTTAAAAAAGAGTAAAATAATTGCAGAGGTGATAATAATGAAAACAAGAAAATTAGGTCAAGGGCTTGAGGTTTCAGAAATTGGTTTAGGGTGTATGGGTTTGAGTTTCTCCCTGCCCCCATTTCCTAGCAAAGAAGAAGCTATCCAGTTTTTAAGAGATGCTTATTATAAAGAAGGAGTTACTTTCTTTGATACAGCTGAAATCTATGGTCCATTTGACAATGAAGAAGTTGTTGGAGAGGCTGTTAAACCATTTCGCGATAAAGTGGTCATTGCAACTAAATTTGGATTTGCATACAATGGTCGTGAAGTTGTTGGTTTAGATAGTAGTGAGGTAAATATTAAACGAGCAATTACTGGATCATTAAAAAGGTTACAAACCGATTACATTGATTTATACTACCAACACCGAGTTGATCCCAAAGTTGATATTAAAGATGTAGCTAAAGTTATGAAAAAACTTAAAGAATCTAGTCAGATTAGACACTGGGGACTAAGTGAGGCATCAGCGAAAACTATTCGAGCTGCTCATGAGGTTTTCCCAGTAACAGCTTTACAAAGTGAATACTCAATGTTTTGAAGAGAAGTTGAAAAGGAAATTATCCCTACTTTAGAAGAGTTGAAAATTGGTTTTGTTCCTTTTAGTCCTTTAGGGAAGGGGTTTTTAACTGGAACAGTTAAACCTGGTCATATTTTTGAGCCCGGAGATTTTCGAGCAACAATTCCAAGATTTAATACCAAAGAATACTTTGAACAAAATATGAAGTTAGTTGAATATGTTCAAGAATTAGCCAAGTCAAAAAACACATCACCCCCTGCTGTTGCGATTGCATGAATCTTGGCTCAAAAACCATGATTTGTACCAATTCCTGGAACTAAAAAATTTTCACGATTACAAGAAAATAATTTAGCAGTAAAAATTAAGTTTAGCGAAGCGGAATTAAAAGAGATAAAATCAAGATTAGACTCAATTGAAATAGCGGGACACCGTTATTCTGAGGCAAGCGAAAGTCAAATAGATAAATAAAAAAATCCTAACTGTTAAATCATACAGTTAGGATTTTTTATTGGTATTTTAAAAGTATGAGGCCGCTTTCTTTTCAGCTTCCTCTTGAGCAGCAGCGTCCAGTTCTTCTTGAGTTGGAGGGATTACTTCTGGAGGTGGAGGAGGAATAATAAACATTGTTGAACCTGTACCTGAAAGTTGTGCTTCTGGGTACATTTTAAAAACCTCTTGCATTTCAGGATAAGCACTGATACAAGCTTGTTTTAATGAATTAACTTCCTCAAGCATTGATGGATCATAAATTTCATCATATCTTTCATAAACACTTCTGGTACTGCAAGAAATGTGGCGATTTAAAATTAAATCATTTCTTCCAATTTTCTCCATTACCTTAGCTTTTTTAACCCTTTGACCATAACCTGAAACAATTGCAGTTTTATATCCTGAGGCAAAAAAGTAACTATCATAACCAATTGCTTTACATACTATTTTTAATAGTGGTTTGGAGCGATTTAATTGGAACATTTGAGTTAAGCACTCAATGGTTGCGATTGCGTTCGAACTTCCCCCACCAAGTCCAGAACCCAAAGGGATTCTTTTAATTAATTTAATTTCTAAACCTGTGCTTATTTCGTGGAATTTCAAAAACTCCATTGCAGCTCTAACAACTGAATTATTTTCGTTTAGTATCTCTGGGAAATTACAAATTAATTTAATTTTTTTTTCGGGTATTTCAGTAATTTTTATGGTATCATAAAAATCTTCAACCAAAGTAATTTTCGATTTTATTCTATGAAGTCTGGCAATTCTTCAATTTTTTCTCACCCTTAAAGAAAGGTTAACCTTGCAAAAAGAATTGATTGTCATAACTTACCTCCTTAGACTTTTAAAAATTTCTACAAATTGCTCAGTTGATATTACCTCAGGACGAAATTGAAGATCTATTTTCAGACTCTCCAAAATTTTAGCAGCCTTGCTTTTATCTCCCAAATAAGTTCCTAAATTGTTATAAATAGTTTTGCGACGGTTATTAAAAAGCTGGCGCACCATTTCATTGATTTTTAACTTTTCGTCAATTGGCATTTTAAATAAAAGATTTTCAAAATCTAAAGAAATAATGGCCGAATCAACTTTTGGGATAGGGTTAAACATTTGTTTTCTAACAGTAAATTCATACTTTTTGCTACTAAAAAGTTCAGCCGCAACCGATAAATTATTGTAATTATTTTCCCCCACATGTGCTGTAATTCTTTGAGCAACTTCTTTTTGCGTCATAAAAATAGCCTTACTTAAATGCTCGCAATTTTTGAAAGTTTTAAAAATTATTTCACTAGTTATATAATACGGCAAATTTGAGATAATTGATACCTTATTGTACTTATTTTTTATATTAATTAAAAACTTATTTAAATCAAATTCTAAGATATCTGCCATAATCAACTCAAAATTAGAAGTTGTAAACTTGTTTCTTAAAATATCCTCTAAGTCACGATCGATTTCAATTGCCACAACTTTTTCATATCGTTCAATCAAAAATTGAGTTAAAGCACCTTGACCCGGACCAATTTCTATTACTAGATGATTTGGTTCGGGATCTAGTAAATTAACAATTTTGATAATTAAATTTTTATCAGTTATGAAGTTTTGTCCAAATTGTTTTTTTGGTAACATAGTTAAATCTACTCCTTGCTTTCTTTTATAATTAATTCGATATCTAATTTTTTAAGACCCGCCAAATTTAGTCATTTAAACAAGGTTTTTGAAGATATTTTTTGAGATCAGCTAAAATGATGTGATATTATTTGGCGGTATTTGGGTTGGAATCAATCATTTTCTAAGTAATCATTTCAAGAAATTGACTCTTGGTTTTGTGAATTAAAGGTAATTAAATTAGATAAAGACTGCTTTATTTCTTCAGGATTTGCCTCTGCAACACCAATTTTGCTTCTAGTTTTGATTAAAGGACGAGAAATAAAGGCATTTTTAACCTCACAGGCCAGGCCTTGGTTGATTTGTTCGCGAATTTTTTGACCAGGACCATCAGGATCAGTTAAAATAATTATCCCTCGGCTATTGTTGACATTCTTTAAAATGCTAAGAAGTTCTTCGTTAACATTTAAGCCATTTGTTTCAATTGTCTCAAGTTGTGATCCAAAAATCTGTTTCAGCTTTTGAGTATCAGTTTTACCTTCAACAACTATGACTTGGTCAATTTTCACAATATCACCTCTTTATTTATATAATAGTAGCATTTTATCAAGAAATATTATATAATTTATGCGAAGGGTTTTCTATAGAGGAGGATATAATGGCAGATTGAAATAGTAAAAAAGAATTCGTAGCCCTTGACTTAGGAACAGCAAATATAATTGCTTATTTAGGAGGACAAGGTATTATTTATAACGAACCTTCAACAATGGCATATAGCACTAAGACAAACGAAGTACTTTATGTAGGAGAACAAGCTTATGAAATGGTAGGAAAAACAAACGAAGATATTCGTATGGTAGTTCCTCTAGTTGATGGGGTTATCTCAGACATGGACGCAGCAAAGGATTTAATTAAAATTATTTTCCAACGTATTAAAGTAGGAGAAGTTTTAAAAAATGCACTTGTTGTATTAGCATGTCCAAGTGGAGTTACTGAATTGGAAAGAAGCGCTTTAAGACAAGTAGTTGCCGACATGGGAGCAAAACACGTTCTTATCGAAGAAGAAGTTAAATTATCAGCAATCGGAGCGGGAATCAACATTGATTTACCAAACGGTCACTTGATTTTAGATATTGGTGGGGGAACTACTGATGTGGCAATTATTGCATCAGGAGATATCGTTTTATCAAGATCATTAAAATCAGCTGGTAATGCATTTGACGAAGAAATTCGTAAATACATTCGTTCAGAATACAACGTTCTAATCGGAGATAAAACTGCTGAAACAATTAAAAAAGACATTGGTTCATTAGCAAAATTGGATAATTCAAGAACTTTCAGAGCGTTTGGACGTGACGTAATTTCAGGTTTACCAAGAGAAGTAATTGTTACTCCCGAAGAAATCAGAAATGCGTTATTAGCACCATTTTCAAAAATCACTGATTTAGTTGTTGAAGTAATGGAAAACACACCAGAAGAATTAGCAGGAGACATCATTAAAAATGGTATTACTATTTGTGGTGGTGGAGCTTTACTAAGAGGTATTGATACATACTTCTCTTCTATTTTCCAATTACCAGTATTTTGTGCAAAAGATCCATTACTAACAGTAATTGATGGAGCAAAAGAATACGAAAAAACAATTGAACATTGATTTGAAGTTGCTGCAGCAAGAGATAAAAAAGAACACAGAATTTAAAAAGCTTTAAATATTTAAAATTGACTTTTAAGTCAATTTTTTTATTGCCCGTTTTAGCATATTAAAAATATAAATATTTTGACTCTTTTTGTTCCAAAAAAGTGCTTTTTTGTTTCAAATTATGTATAATATTTACGAGTCAATTATTTTCTTAAGAATTGTCTTAATGAAAGGAACAAAATATGGCGAAGCAAAAAAAAGAAAGAAAATTTATTGCTATGGATTTTGGTTCTCATTCAACAAGAATCTACATTGAAGGTCTAGGAATTGTTTTTGATGAAGCAACTGTTATGGCTTTGAATACTAAAACAAAAAAAATTGTAGCAATTGGTAATGAGGCGTCTAAGCTAGTGGGTAAAATTAACCACTCAACTAGATTGGAATATCCATTTAAAAATGGAGTTATAGCAAGCATTGATATCTTAAAAGATTTTCTAAATGCAGCATTAGGTAAATATCAAGATGATTTGGTAGGAGCCATAATGTTAATCGCTTGTCCACTAAGTGTAACAAACTTAGAAAGAAAAGCCTTGGTGGAGTTAGTAAAAAAACTAGGTGCATATTACGTGCAAACAGAAGATGATGTAAAAATGGCAGCATTAGGTGCTGGTTATGACATCTTTGAACCAAGTGGTATTTTATCACTTGATATCGGAGCTGGAAAAGCAACTGCAGGAGCAATTTCAGCTGACGGAGTTATCTCATACAAATGGACTAAAGTTGCAGGTAATGCACTAGATGAAGAAATCGTTAAATATATTCGCGCAAGATACAACATGGAAGTTGGCGCTGTTACTGGAGAAAAAGTTAAAATCAATATCGGAACTTTAATTAAAACAAAAAACCCTTTAAAAATTAAAGTTTTTGGTAGAGAAGTAGTTTCAGGAATGCCTAAAGAAATTGTTCTAACAGACGCTGAAATCAGCAAGTTAGTACAAGTAGCTTTTGGTAACTTGACAACTTTGATCACAGGAGTTTTAGAAGATACGCCAAACGAATTAGCTGGTGATATTATTAGAAATGGTATTATTGTTACTGGAGCCATGAGTGGAATTCAAGGAGTTAAAGACTTCTTTGAAGACTTCTTTGAAATCCCAGTAAAAGTAGCCAAAAACTCAGCAACAGCAGTAATTGACGGAGCCGTTCTTTACAAGAAAAAATTATATCAATTAATGGAAGAAAAAATCGAAAATAAAGAAAGTCTATATAATTAAAAAATAAGCCAAATGGCTTATTTTTTTTACTCAAAAAGAAAATAATTTTCAATATCTACTTGACAATAAATAGTACTTGTAATAATATAGTAGTGGGAGATTAAGAAATGGAAAAACAAACAAACAATAATCAAGCTCCAAGTAAATTGGAAGCGAGGTTTAAAAGAAAAAAAGATAAGTGACTAAAGAATTTGAGATGTTCACTATCTTTATTAGAACCCGAGGATTGCAACGATATTGTCAATTCTTATAATGAGAAAATTAGTGTTGAACTAGCTGAGGGAAGTGTCATAGAGGACATCTTAGAATCAATGGAGTCGATTGAAACAATTCGCAATAATGTTTATGCTGAATTTGGAATAGATCCTCAGAAAAAAGTTGTAAATAAATCAGAAAAAAGTATTGGTAAATCATTTACTGCTTGAATTCTAAACATCTTTGTTGTATTTTTTGGAATTGGATTGCCAATGATATTAGCATTAACATTCTTCATTGCAGCAATTGCAACGATAGTAGCTATCGTCCCTTTCATAGTTTTTATGTTTATAAACTATGACTTTATAAAAGTGCTTCCTGTGGTAATTGCGGGGATTGGAATTCTACCATTAATGACAATTCTATCTTGATACATCATGATAGGGCTTTATAAACTAGGGACAAACGGAACAAACGGATTCTTGTTCTTGGCTGGTAGTGATAAAAGAGTTAAATCAAAAGTGAAAAAAATTAATGTTTTTTCAAGAGTTGTTTTAATTATCACAGTTATAGTTTTTTCAGCAGCAGCTACATCAGGAACGATCGCAACTTTTGTTGGGCAAAATTCTTTTGGTAATTCTTTGATTCATCAAAGATATTTTTACGAAACAGGCGCTACTTTAAATGTTGAAGATAAAAACTTAACCCATGAAAAAGAATTTAATTATTTTGATTTTAAACTTGTTGGATTCCCTCATGGGAATGGATTCAACTTTGTAATTAATGATACTCGCCAAGAAGGAGATAATTCTGTAAAAGAAGTAACTGCCACATTTAAGCATTTTTGAAGACAAGAAAATATTGGTGATTTAAATATTGAGCTTATTGAATCTGAAACTGGTACACCAAAATTTAGAATTGAATTAGACTACTTTAGTTGAACAATATTGGTTGCTTCTTTCGGAGAACCAACCCTTGAGGTGAATATTAGTTAGGGAGGTAGTTATTTATGGATACACAATTAAAAAAAGGTATTTTAGAATTAATTATTCTTAAACATCTGCGTGACAAAGATTGCTATGCTTATGAACTTAACAAGATTATTAACAAAGTGATCGAGATTAATGAGTCAACATCCTATGCTATTCTAAAAAAAATGATTAACAAGGGTTACTGTGACTTTTATATGTCAGAATCAGACGGTAATTACCCTTCAAGAAAATATTACAAAATTACCGATTTTGGTAAATTGGAACTTATTAAAAATATTGAAATTTGAAATGAATTTCAAGCTAATATTAATGAATTATTAAAATAGAGCCCCTTTAAATTAAAAACCGCAGTTTGATAGCTAAACTGCGGTTTTTAATTTATTATAAAAAAATAGAAATGGTATTTTAAAATGATTTTATTGGGCTATTATTAAGTATTATTTTTTTTAATTTTTCTATTTCTTGACTCTGAATTTGCAGTTCTTGATTTTGCATTTCTAATTTTTTGCTCTGAATTTCTATTTCTTTATTAAGAATAGTTATTTCTTTTTGAGCTTGCTCAATTTCAGCAGAACATTTTGACACCTTGAATTCGAACCCCTTAACTAGCTTGTGAGCTTCTTTATTATATCTCTGCTTTTCTGCAATTGAAAGGTTTAATTTCTCAAAAAGACTCATTATCGCAGTATTTGAATCACTGTCATTAGATAGTCAAATTTTAGGTTTGTTATCTTCTACACCAAATAAAATTAGTGCTTGCTTTGTAGTTTCCATTTATTTACTCCTTACTACAAAATAAGTTCGTAAATAACTAGGCTGGTTGCTAGAGGTTTTTAAAATAAAAAAACCGATTAGCTATCGGCTTCTTGTGATGTTAATGATATATTGTTACGTATTAAAATTTTCTCTAGTTTTTCTATTTTTTTATGTAGAATTGCCATTTCTTTTTGAGCTTGCTCAATTTCAGCAGAACATTTTGACACTTTGAATTCGAACCCCTTAACTAGCTTGTGAGCTTCTTTATTATATCTCTGCTTTTCTGCAATTGAAAGGTTTAATTTCTCAAAAAGACTCATTATCGCAGTATTTGAATCACTGTTATCAGATAGTCAAATCTTGGGTTTGTTATCTTCTACACCAAATAAAATTAGTGCTTGCTTTGTAGTTTCCATTTATTTACTCCTTACTACAAAATAAGTTCGTAAATAACTAGGCTGGTTGCTAGAGGTTTTTAAAATAAAAAAACTGATTAGCTATCAGTTTCTTGTGATGTTAATGATATATTGTTATGTATTAAAATTTTCTTTAATTTTTCTATTTCTTTATGTAGAATTACCATTTCTTTTTGAGCTTGCTCAATTTCAGCAGAACATTTTGACACCTTGAATTCGAACCCCTTAACTAGCTTGTGAGCTTCTTTATTATATCTCTGCTTTTCTGCAATTGAAAGGTTTAATTTCTCAAAAAGACTCATTATCGCAGTATTTGAATCACTGTTATCAGATAGTCAAATCTTGGGTTTGTTATCTTCTACACCAAATAAAATTAGTGCTTGCTTTGTAGTTTCCATTTATTTACTCCTTACTACAAAATAAGTTCGTAAATAAATGGTGGTAATTCTAGTAATTTTAAAAAACCAATGATTTAAAATAATATTTTAAGCTGATTTTATTGAATTGTTATTTATAATTATTTTTTTTAAGTTTTCTATTTCTTGATTTTGAATTTGTATTTTTTTATGTAGAATTGCCATTTCTTTTTGAGCTTGCTCAATTTCAGCAGAACATTTTGACACTTTGAATTCGAACCCCTTAACTAGCTTGTGAGCTTCTTTATTATATCTCTGCTTTTCTGCAATTGAAAGGTTTAATTTCTCAAAAAGACTCATTATCGCAGTATTTGAATCACTGTCATTAGATAGTCAAATTTTAGGTTTGTTATTCTCTACACCAAATAAAATGAGTGCTTGCTTTGTAGTTTCCATTTTTCACTCCTTACTACAAAATAAGTTCGTAAATAAATAGGTTGGTTGCTAGAGGTTTTTAAAATAAAAAATCAACCAAGTTTTAAGACCAAGGTTGAATTTAATATTATATAAAATTTTAAATATTGAAATCTTTTCTAATAAATAAAGCATTTGTACCGATTACAATTCCAGTAGCAGTTCCAAGAAGAATCACTGGGGCAAAAATACTAAGTCACAACTCTGCTTTATTATGTAGTGTGTGCTGAATTATATAGGTTCTTTCACCCTTTACAATAATTTGTTCTGCCAACGGATCTTGTATTCAATAGTCAAAGTTTAAAGGATTAACTAGTAATGATTGAATCGAATAATATTTAACATAACTCATTCATTTCGGAGTAAGATCGTTTCCCAAATCACTTATTAAAGTTATTATTCAAGTAACTAAAATATATAAAGCAATTAATGAAATCACTATAAAAGGCAAGGGCCCTTTTTCTGCTAAATAAAATACTACAAGACTTACTAGTGCTGCCATAAAAGTTATAAATATAAAGAATTGTACCCCATATAATAATACATTCCCAAAATATTGGTTTGCATCTACACTTATTGCAGAAACAATTAAAATAACTAAGAAGTTAGGAATAAAAATTATAAAAACAGAGAAAATAATAAACATGAATTTTGAGTAAAAAATTTGGGTTCTTGATACAGCACTGGTCATTCAAATATTAATTTGACCTCCATTAATTTCTTTTGAAAATATCCTTCCAGCCATGGTCATTAAGACAATTATAAAGAAGACAATTCCTGGTGCTCCAAACAAGGCAAAGTTTAACATTTGAGAAACCGTTGGTTTTAATCCTCCATAAGTTGAGTTTCCGATTTGGCGCTCAATTTGAGTTGGACGAATAAAAGCTGAGGTCATATTTTTATCAAAGGGAACTAAAACGGCAGTCATTAAGGATACTGCAATAAAAAGTCAGAATAGGCTGAAAAATAAAATTATTTTTCAATTTACTTTTAAGTGGGCCATAACAATTTTGTTATTTCCCGCAAAAATATTATCTTTCATTATAATACTGTCTCCTTTGCAAATAAAGTTTTAAACTTCTCTTGAATTTGATTAATATCTTTATTAACCACTTTAAATTCTTCAATCAACTTTCCATCTTTAATAAAAGCAACTTTATTACATAACTTGGCAACTTCT
This window encodes:
- the rsmA gene encoding 16S rRNA (adenine(1518)-N(6)/adenine(1519)-N(6))-dimethyltransferase RsmA — translated: MLPKKQFGQNFITDKNLIIKIVNLLDPEPNHLVIEIGPGQGALTQFLIERYEKVVAIEIDRDLEDILRNKFTTSNFELIMADILEFDLNKFLINIKNKYNKVSIISNLPYYITSEIIFKTFKNCEHLSKAIFMTQKEVAQRITAHVGENNYNNLSVAAELFSSKKYEFTVRKQMFNPIPKVDSAIISLDFENLLFKMPIDEKLKINEMVRQLFNNRRKTIYNNLGTYLGDKSKAAKILESLKIDLQFRPEVISTEQFVEIFKSLRR
- a CDS encoding rod shape-determining protein — encoded protein: MADWNSKKEFVALDLGTANIIAYLGGQGIIYNEPSTMAYSTKTNEVLYVGEQAYEMVGKTNEDIRMVVPLVDGVISDMDAAKDLIKIIFQRIKVGEVLKNALVVLACPSGVTELERSALRQVVADMGAKHVLIEEEVKLSAIGAGINIDLPNGHLILDIGGGTTDVAIIASGDIVLSRSLKSAGNAFDEEIRKYIRSEYNVLIGDKTAETIKKDIGSLAKLDNSRTFRAFGRDVISGLPREVIVTPEEIRNALLAPFSKITDLVVEVMENTPEELAGDIIKNGITICGGGALLRGIDTYFSSIFQLPVFCAKDPLLTVIDGAKEYEKTIEHWFEVAAARDKKEHRI
- the rnmV gene encoding ribonuclease M5 yields the protein MKIDQVIVVEGKTDTQKLKQIFGSQLETIETNGLNVNEELLSILKNVNNSRGIIILTDPDGPGQKIREQINQGLACEVKNAFISRPLIKTRSKIGVAEANPEEIKQSLSNLITFNSQNQESISWNDYLENDWFQPKYRQIISHHFSWSQKISSKTLFKWLNLAGLKKLDIELIIKESKE
- a CDS encoding HAAS domain-containing protein, with product MEKQTNNNQAPSKLEARFKRKKDKWLKNLRCSLSLLEPEDCNDIVNSYNEKISVELAEGSVIEDILESMESIETIRNNVYAEFGIDPQKKVVNKSEKSIGKSFTAWILNIFVVFFGIGLPMILALTFFIAAIATIVAIVPFIVFMFINYDFIKVLPVVIAGIGILPLMTILSWYIMIGLYKLGTNGTNGFLFLAGSDKRVKSKVKKINVFSRVVLIITVIVFSAAATSGTIATFVGQNSFGNSLIHQRYFYETGATLNVEDKNLTHEKEFNYFDFKLVGFPHGNGFNFVINDTRQEGDNSVKEVTATFKHFWRQENIGDLNIELIESETGTPKFRIELDYFSWTILVASFGEPTLEVNIS
- a CDS encoding lipoprotein translates to MKKILTFLAAMGLVSSASITTIACSGNKGNDNKPNPVVPDPETQGFDYGDIGDLFQETDLGQVVVSPELTRPGLGLDTFKKLVQKANELKIDWDLLEVTLSKNKATITVDDSQGKYSGSTVEFTYKVVVEISEAITLANFGSVTSAVAGNESVLLFNAITELEKINSLFHPDASNNGSNDFDIKDNNKTDSFILVAKETGDYIGEIKIFYQIN
- a CDS encoding DUF3137 domain-containing protein, with protein sequence MNKNYESLKQLIKEDVEDVFKDSNKKIRRPWLGFFIIGVILIIISPIIWGILTATNQAEFNSWWKILLVMVLPVIGAFLAGFYQIQLTNFKKKLKSQINFNKYYKAGLQISIDREVNDCLIQNNKITSAFDLKEYSHLDSSWKLSKNHSFLNFDFKNFQASYGVVNYERYVNKKHEYCKQEFFQLICLEADKSHDFEMFFKTYKFNLDKGHNKVSLESTEFNKLVNLYSSDQIEARKVFPPIKMQKVLDSLNQKDKARFRFLFVKKNTIFGQIKTFNAKHAFRSDFNDFKYDKDNDKLVDNIYKKITQELADINQINDFLNILELY
- a CDS encoding rod shape-determining protein, which produces MAKQKKERKFIAMDFGSHSTRIYIEGLGIVFDEATVMALNTKTKKIVAIGNEASKLVGKINHSTRLEYPFKNGVIASIDILKDFLNAALGKYQDDLVGAIMLIACPLSVTNLERKALVELVKKLGAYYVQTEDDVKMAALGAGYDIFEPSGILSLDIGAGKATAGAISADGVISYKWTKVAGNALDEEIVKYIRARYNMEVGAVTGEKVKINIGTLIKTKNPLKIKVFGREVVSGMPKEIVLTDAEISKLVQVAFGNLTTLITGVLEDTPNELAGDIIRNGIIVTGAMSGIQGVKDFFEDFFEIPVKVAKNSATAVIDGAVLYKKKLYQLMEEKIENKESLYN
- a CDS encoding aldo/keto reductase, whose protein sequence is MKTRKLGQGLEVSEIGLGCMGLSFSLPPFPSKEEAIQFLRDAYYKEGVTFFDTAEIYGPFDNEEVVGEAVKPFRDKVVIATKFGFAYNGREVVGLDSSEVNIKRAITGSLKRLQTDYIDLYYQHRVDPKVDIKDVAKVMKKLKESSQIRHWGLSEASAKTIRAAHEVFPVTALQSEYSMFWREVEKEIIPTLEELKIGFVPFSPLGKGFLTGTVKPGHIFEPGDFRATIPRFNTKEYFEQNMKLVEYVQELAKSKNTSPPAVAIAWILAQKPWFVPIPGTKKFSRLQENNLAVKIKFSEAELKEIKSRLDSIEIAGHRYSEASESQIDK